The following coding sequences lie in one Arachis hypogaea cultivar Tifrunner chromosome 4, arahy.Tifrunner.gnm2.J5K5, whole genome shotgun sequence genomic window:
- the LOC112794748 gene encoding uncharacterized protein, translating into MYLADASNATRCKAFPTTLTKSAMKWFDSLPPRSVTSFDDLARKFLTQFSIQKEKVKHAPSLFGVKQEVGESLRDYMKRFNNACLEIQNLSTEAIIMGLVNGLREGPFFQSISKRHLTSLSDVQERAKKYINMEEKTRLRDPNWRLGNPHIAREKEKEPKKKEEYNSEKPRWYHNYTPLRVSLVDVYREICHTEKPPPPRRGRSKITKGEAAMSTASTISCMGTPENDCYDLKNVIEKLVREGRLDRYLMERSNGHGKRKRDDEEVSRRVITAVSSSSTTIAATTTTIILVTTSTVGATISSSLPASASAAVATAPSGDPVTPGSSSREEDDNDVHSFFGDKCITVLQ; encoded by the exons ATGTACTTAGCTGATGCCTCTAATGCTACTCGCTGCAAGGCCTTCCCGACAACCTTGACAAAGTCGGCCATGAAATGGTTTGACAGCCTGCCACCTAGGTCAGTTACCAGTTTCGATGACCTTGCACGAAAATTCCTTACACaattttcaattcagaaagaGAAGGTCAAGCACGCGCCCAGTCTATTCGGAGTCAAACAGGAGGTCGGCGAGTCCCTCAGAGACTACATGAAGAGATTCAACAACGCATGTTTAGAAATCCAGAACTTATCCACTGAGGCAATAATAATGGGACTAGTTAATGGCCTCCGAGAAGGCCCCTTTTTCCAGTCTATTTCAAAGAGGCACCTGACTTCCTTGAGCGACGTACAAGAACGAGctaaaaagtacatcaatatggaagaaaaaacCAGGTTGCGAGATCCGAACTGGCGACTAGGGAACCCTCACATAGcacgagaaaaagaaaaagagcctaagaagaaagaagaatacaACTCGGAGAAACCTAGGTGGTATCACAATTACACCCCGCTACGAGTTTCTCTCGTGGATGTCTATAGGGAAATCTGTCACACCGAGAAGCCCCCTCCCCCCCGGCGCGGCCGATCAAAAATAACAAAGGGGGAAGCCGCAATGAGTACTGCAAGTACCATAAGCTGTATGGGCACTCCAGAAAATGACTGTTATGActtaaaaaatgtgatagaaaaactgGTCAGGGAAGGTCGGTtagatagatatctcatggaaagatcgaacGGTCATGGAAAGAGGAAGAGAGATGATGAAGAAGTCAGCCGAAGAG TCATTACAGCTGTATCATCTTCTTCCACCACCATTGCAGCGACTACTACCACTATTATTCTCGTCACCACCTCCACTGTTGGCGCTACTATATCTTCTTCTCTTCCTGCCTCTGCCTCCGCTGCTGTAGCCACTGCTCCAAGTGGGGATCCCGTTACCCCTGGTTCTTCTTCACGAGAAGAAGATGACAACGATGTTCATTCTTTTTTTGGTGACAAATGTATCACAGTTTTACAATGA